One Terriglobales bacterium genomic window, GAGCTGGCCAGCCTCTCCACCTTCAGCGTGACCACGCTGGCGCCCGCGGCCGGCGGCCCCACCCGCACGCCCAGCGCCCTGAACCCGCCGCTGGTGCTGGCCTCGCACCAGTCGCAGGCGCTGCTCGACGACCTCACCGTCACCAACAAGGTCAGCCAGAACCTGCACGCCGAACTGCTGCTGCGCCTGCTGGGGCGGGAGAAGGGCACCACCGGCACCATCGAGGGCGGGCTGGAGGTGGTCAGGGGCTTCCTGACCCAGGCCGGCATCTCGCCCGACGACTACTTCTTCGCCGACGGCTCCGGGCTCTCGCGGCTGAACCTGGTGGCGCCGCGCGCCGTCGTGCGCCTGCTGCAGTACGCCTCCACCCAGCCCTGGGGCCAGCAGTTCCGCCAGACGCTGCCGGTGGCGGGCGAGGACGGCACCCTGGTCAACCGCCTCAAGACGGCGCCCGCGGCCGGACAGGTGGACGCCAAGAGCGGCGCCCTGGGCCACGTCAGCGCGCTTTCCGGCTACGCCACCACCGCCGCCGGCGAGCCCTTGATCTTCTCCATCCTGGTCAACAACACCAGCCTGCCCGGCGCCCGCACCGAGGACCTGATCGACCGGGTCGTGGAGGCCATGGTCAACGACCTGCCCCCAGCCGGCAAGAAGTAGCCCAGCCCGGCAGCAGGCCGACTGACCCGAAGGGCAAGGGCGAAAGGGGCCCATCGGACGGCCCCGCCGGGGTACCCCCGATGCAGTTTTCTGTCACGAAACCATGGCCTTTCGGGGGATTCTGCTCGCCTCTCACCACCCCCTTCGTGGGGGTAGAGCCTCGTAAGATACTTTACAGTCAATGGGATAGAGGGAACGATTCGAGGACGGCGGGCTGGCCCTTAAGATGCACCTGGATGGCGCGAGAGAGGGCTTGTTTACGCCACCCTTCTTCCGTAGTAGGCCCAGGTACGGAGACAGGGAGAGAGAGCGTCATGAAGAGACAGAAGCAGAGTGGTTTCTCGCTGATTGAGTTGCTGATCGTGGTGGCGATCATCCTGATCATCGCGGCCATCGCCATTCCCAACCTGCTGCGCTCGAAGATCGCTGCCAACGAGGCTTCGGCGGTGCAATCGATGCGCGCCATCAACACCGCCGAGATCACCTACTACAGCACTTGGGGCACCGGCTTCGCGCCCCTGCCGAATCTGGGCGGGCCCAACCCCTGCCCCAACCCTCCCACCGCCACCAGCGCGTGCATCCTCGATTCGTTCCTGTCGCAGCCGCCCTTCCAGAAGAGCGGCTATGCCTTCGGCACTCCCGTCCCGGGAGCTTTGGGCACGACGGCATCGCCGAACCTGACCTACCAGGCGAATGCCGACCCCATCGCCGCCGGGCAGACAGGAGTGCGTCACTTCTTCACCGATAACTCCGGGGTGATCC contains:
- the dacB gene encoding D-alanyl-D-alanine carboxypeptidase/D-alanyl-D-alanine-endopeptidase — translated: ELASLSTFSVTTLAPAAGGPTRTPSALNPPLVLASHQSQALLDDLTVTNKVSQNLHAELLLRLLGREKGTTGTIEGGLEVVRGFLTQAGISPDDYFFADGSGLSRLNLVAPRAVVRLLQYASTQPWGQQFRQTLPVAGEDGTLVNRLKTAPAAGQVDAKSGALGHVSALSGYATTAAGEPLIFSILVNNTSLPGARTEDLIDRVVEAMVNDLPPAGKK
- a CDS encoding prepilin-type N-terminal cleavage/methylation domain-containing protein; its protein translation is MKRQKQSGFSLIELLIVVAIILIIAAIAIPNLLRSKIAANEASAVQSMRAINTAEITYYSTWGTGFAPLPNLGGPNPCPNPPTATSACILDSFLSQPPFQKSGYAFGTPVPGALGTTASPNLTYQANADPIAAGQTGVRHFFTDNSGVIRFNAAAPANSNDAPLQ